The genome window TAAAGTTCTTGATACATTTCATACATGTCTCTATTATCATCTGATACCCTTTTTCTGCCTTAACATCTTCTTTAATATCTTCGCAGCGGGCGGTACCGGATGGTATAAATCTGATTGAAGTACTCCTTCCAGCTGTTCGGCTCCTTGTCATCATCACGCACGATGCGGATGCCATAGAATCGGGTACCCGTCTCCTTGTATTCCCGGAATCTCGACAACAGCTGCTGTGGCGGATCTGGAATCAGGAAGTCGGTAATCCAAAGCACATCGGCATTCACGTAATGAAGACCATCGTTGTCGAGAAGGTCGAACATCTGGGTCATCATCTTCTTTGCCGATGTTCCGCCTCCGATAAATGGAAGGTGGGTTGTGGTAGGCTGCCGCCGGATGCCTCGCCCGGTATGCGCCTGTCCATCTCCGTCGGAAGGAGCTGCATCTGCTTCGGCTGATTCCATCATAGTGATTCCGATTCTCTTCAGGCGCTCTGCCTTCCGCTTCGCCATCAGGTCGATGGCACGGGTACTGACGGAGAAATCTATCAGGAAGCAGTCTCGCTCCAGATCTTCTGCCGTCTCTTCCAGCAGAGAGATGAGTGTTGAGGATATCCTTTCAGGCGTGCCATACATGCTGGCTGAGGTGTCCAGGCAGACAATCATCGGACCCTTGCGGGAGGCATGGGTAAAGCCCAGTTTGCGGGATGGTTTCGACATTTCGCTCTTATAACGGAAGGTCTGGAGTCTTCGCGTGCGATACTTATATATAAAGAGGCCCTCCATATCTTCATCGCTGTACTGTGCCAGTTCAAGCGGGAGAAGGGAGTTGAGATCATCGCCCACGGTAATGCCCTCAATATCGCTACCCGCTGAATGCTCCATCTTCATCTCTACGCCCGATGCGATGGTGAGCCGGTCTATGCCGTTAGCATCGGCTACTCGTCCCATCTTCGCCACAATCTCCTTGATTTCGGGGTATTTATCCTGAATCTTCACCTGGTTCAGACGGCGTTCAAACTCCGTTTCAGTCCATCCGTTCGTCATCAGTTCCCAGGCTTGTACGGCGCGCTGTTCCGAAACGCCCTTCGTCTTCATGTTGCGGGTTATCTGGTCCATCATGCGCACCAGTCCTGTTTCGAAGTTGTTCTGGCGCAGGGAGATGAAGTCCTTCAGCTTGTTCAATACCTGATGGTCGATGCAGACCTTCCAGTCTCTTACCAGCCTTTCCCAGTTTTCGGGTTTCGAAGCCCCGTCTCCAGTCATCAGCTTGAGGAAGAAAGGCTTATCGAACCCATCTTCAGCATGTTCCTGTTCCAGCTGGTCGAGCAAGGGGAGCCACACCTGCTCATCCATCCGCTTGAAGGGAGCCCAATCGAGCACATCATCAGCCCGATGACTCTCGGTCCAGGCACGCTGGCGCTGGAACCGCATGTGATGGACGCATTCCACGATGAATTTTCCCACACAATCATAGAATACCTTGCTCTTGATTTTGCTGTTCACCACCTGGCGCACGAATTTCTGCACCTCTTCGCCAGTTTCCGGAATCGTTACTTTCAGAGTAAAGAGATGAATAAGATAATCCTTCAGCGGGTCTTCCTTCAAATTCCAAGGCATGGCGGTGCCTGTCGGATCAGGAATCTTCACCTGTCCCGACTTGCAGAAGTCATCCAGCATCTTCAAGTAATACTGTGCCTCCGCCAAATCCTTGTTATTCTGGTATTTCATAGGAGTAAATCCTTATTTTTTCTCCATCAGATATTCTGCGAAGATTCTTGCAGCACTCTCTACTTTGGCTGCGCAAGGGCGAGACTTGTAATATTCTGCCGTTCTTGCCGAAGCCACATAGCTGGACTGCGCTTTCTCGTGGCCCTTCAAGCCGAGGATTTCGGCACAGATGATACTACCATTCTGCTCCTTCGATTTGGCGAGCAAATCCTGCACCACCTTATAGCAGGCCGACTTGCCCTCACGGTCATCCCCCTCGGTCTGTCCGCAATCCAAGCCAACGAGCACCACGATGCCCGAAACAGCACCACACATCATTCTCATTCTGCCTACTCCACCACCGAAGCCGGCACCTATGCGCTTCGCCATCTCATCATCAAGACCATATAAATCGGCAAAGGCAGCCACTACCGACTGGCAGCAGCCATAGCCTTGCATAAAGTTATCCACAGCCCGGTGAACACGCGCCTCCAACTCTGGAGTCAATATTTTCTGTTCATTCATCATGTTTAGAGTCTTCTATATATAATAATGTAATAGGAGGCGATTAAACCTCATAAAGTTTCATCGTATCCTGACGGGTAAACGCCAGCTCCTTATAGAAATCACGGAGATAAGCCGATATTTCCGCCTTATCATCAGCAGATGCGAAGAGATTCTCGCCCAACTGCCTTTCCAGCGAGCTCAAGCCATCCGAAAGAGTTTCTATCTCCCCTTCGTAATCCCTGCCATCCTCCGGATTCCTGCGTACACGATGATATTTGATGTCCTCAGCAAGCGCATTCTTCATCTCCACGAGTTTATCTGCAAAAGGAGAAAAGAGGGCACGGATCACGATGTTTCGGATAGCATCCCGCTCTTCCGGCTCCTGCCACAGACAATGGTAGATAGGAAGCAAATCGCAGATATCCACCTCTTCCCTATCCTGCATAAAGGCAGAAGTGCGAAGCAGGCGGACGATATTCTTCCATCTTCGGTCACTCACATAGATATTTCTGCGCTCGGCAGCCTCATCCACATTCACGGCTCTCAGAGATTTACGGATGGCGGAAATTGCATCAAGCACCTCCTCCTTCACGCCAATCTTACAGATTTTCTCCGCCCATTCAGCATACTCCTCAGCAGTAATCTTCAAATCAGAAAAATCTGCGGAATCAGATTTCCCCATAGAACCAGAAGAATCTGTGGAATCTGTGAAATCTGTGGGACCTAAGAAATCCGTGGGAGCCTCCAGCAGCATCGCCCGGAAATTCTTCTCCAGCTTAATCGGTCGGCTTTCTATTCTGATAACGAATCGGTCCCAGAGCGCCTCCAGTCCTTCTCCCTTAGCCGGCAACTCATTGCTTGCAGCCACGAGAAGCTTCAGAGGAAGATGCATTTCTCGATTGCCGTTTCTGAAGATTTTCTCGTTAATCACCGTAAGGAGCGTGTTCTGGATAGCAGGTCCCGCCTTCCAGATTTCATCCAGGAAAACCACATCGGCTGTAGGCAGATAACCCTCCACCGCACGCTCGTAAGTATCC of Segatella copri contains these proteins:
- a CDS encoding vWA domain-containing protein, with amino-acid sequence MKYQNNKDLAEAQYYLKMLDDFCKSGQVKIPDPTGTAMPWNLKEDPLKDYLIHLFTLKVTIPETGEEVQKFVRQVVNSKIKSKVFYDCVGKFIVECVHHMRFQRQRAWTESHRADDVLDWAPFKRMDEQVWLPLLDQLEQEHAEDGFDKPFFLKLMTGDGASKPENWERLVRDWKVCIDHQVLNKLKDFISLRQNNFETGLVRMMDQITRNMKTKGVSEQRAVQAWELMTNGWTETEFERRLNQVKIQDKYPEIKEIVAKMGRVADANGIDRLTIASGVEMKMEHSAGSDIEGITVGDDLNSLLPLELAQYSDEDMEGLFIYKYRTRRLQTFRYKSEMSKPSRKLGFTHASRKGPMIVCLDTSASMYGTPERISSTLISLLEETAEDLERDCFLIDFSVSTRAIDLMAKRKAERLKRIGITMMESAEADAAPSDGDGQAHTGRGIRRQPTTTHLPFIGGGTSAKKMMTQMFDLLDNDGLHYVNADVLWITDFLIPDPPQQLLSRFREYKETGTRFYGIRIVRDDDKEPNSWKEYFNQIYTIRYRPLRRY
- a CDS encoding C-GCAxxG-C-C family protein, with product MMNEQKILTPELEARVHRAVDNFMQGYGCCQSVVAAFADLYGLDDEMAKRIGAGFGGGVGRMRMMCGAVSGIVVLVGLDCGQTEGDDREGKSACYKVVQDLLAKSKEQNGSIICAEILGLKGHEKAQSSYVASARTAEYYKSRPCAAKVESAARIFAEYLMEKK